A stretch of DNA from Sphingomonas sp. SORGH_AS_0879:
TTCATCGTGTTCTTCGAATGGGACAAGTCGGACGTCACCCCGGAAGCAGCGTCGATCCTCGACAATGCGATCACCCAGTACCAGAGCTGCGGCAATGCCCGCGTGATGGTTGCGGGCTACACCGACACGTCGGGTACGCCGCGCTACAACCAGGGTCTGTCGCAGCGTCGTGCCGACGCGGTGAAGGCGTACATGACGTCGCGTTCGATCCCGGACGGCACGATCACGACCGAGGCGTTCGGCGAGCAGCGCGACAAGCTGCGCGTTCAGACCGCGGACGGCGTCCGCGAGGTCCAGAACCGTCGCGTCGAAATCACCTACGGTCCGGGCGCTGGCCAATAAGCCACGCTCAGCCAAGGCTGATGACGAAAGAGGGAGGTCGGCGAAAGCCGGCCTCCCTTTTTTCTTTGGGGCCATATGTGGTGGTCACCCGTCATGCGGCGCTACGCCCGCATGCTTGATCGGTTTCGATAGCGTTGCAGGAACCCATGCCGAATTCGGCGAGGTCGGTCCTGCGCAAACCTTCCGCAAGATCGTTCGCCCGCCGCAACGAGCCGTTATCCCCGCCGCCCTGACGCCAATACCCGCTCAATAGCGACGGATTCACACTTTCTTGGTATCTGTCCACTATGGACAGGGATTGGATGTGAAAGGAATCTCATGGCGCGGGCGGGCCCGGATTATAAAAGCCGGGAGGCGCGCCGACAGGTTCTGATCCCCTGCCGCATCAAGTCCGTGCGGGGCTGGGGCGATGCGTGCATTCACAATGTCTCGTCGCGCGGCATGATGCTGGCGAGCGACGACCCCTTGCAGGCGGGCGAATATGTCGACATCCGTCGCGGCCGTCAGGTCGTGATCGGCCGCGTCATCTGGCGGCGGGACCGCTTCTCCGGCATCCGGACCCAGGATAGGATCAGCGCCGACGCGCTGGTCAACGAACCGCGTCTGGAGGGCAAGCCCGCCGCGCTCGCATCCGGCGGCGATCGTCGCGACGCACCGCATCGCATGGTCAGCGAAATCGACGCCGCGCGCCGTATGGAGCGAAGCCGCTCCATATCCAGCGCGCTGCAATTCGGCGCGCTCTGCCTGTTCGGTCTGGCCGCCGCCGCGACGATTGCGGTCCAGGTCGGGCATATGCTCG
This window harbors:
- a CDS encoding PilZ domain-containing protein codes for the protein MARAGPDYKSREARRQVLIPCRIKSVRGWGDACIHNVSSRGMMLASDDPLQAGEYVDIRRGRQVVIGRVIWRRDRFSGIRTQDRISADALVNEPRLEGKPAALASGGDRRDAPHRMVSEIDAARRMERSRSISSALQFGALCLFGLAAAATIAVQVGHMLAAPSVRIQQALADAANLPR